In Toxoplasma gondii ME49 chromosome VIII, whole genome shotgun sequence, a single genomic region encodes these proteins:
- a CDS encoding hypothetical protein (encoded by transcript TGME49_229500~Predicted trans-membrane domain (TMHMM2.0):50-70:76-99:172-195), which yields MIGRTDSLSAPNGSPSHRGSCFSSVCGWMCKSEGWLRATIGLQALVATARLLTPRPLVSVANFFLVFLGFNITATPAVIRLFFLSFFALILGLSDVFWLVMKFTGPFGSAWLDPRYYWRPIYPSVYDRAYLVPNPPYVDNPPQSTLPAGETKPGPPPLPRMYPPERAPAVWQIYIELVCFCVSPLVCFLTAWLAWRIYKRNLLELQASEVGFFLPSGEPEYGATGNAASPPGFYSPDPSRAVGESQPLLQPSRGANAFVPFAGEGMRLGGDDAGRGHKDGDNREEAGFARETCDDKI from the exons ATGATTGGACGGACAGACTCTCTGTCGGCGCCGAACGGATCGCCTTCTCATCGAGGgtcgtgtttctcttcagtttGCGGGTGGATGTGTAAATCGGAAGGGTGGCTCCGAGCCACCATCGGCCTACAGGCTCTCGTGGCGACAGCTCGACTCCTCACTCCGCGGCCGCTGGTGTCAGTTGCGaatttcttcctcgtctttctcggtTTCAACATCACTGCGACTCCCGCCGTtatccgtctcttctttctgtctttcttcgctctcatTCTGGGCCTCTCTGACGTTTTCTGGCTGGTCATGAAGTTCACTGGACCTTTCGGTAGCGCCTGGCTCGATCCCAGGTACTACTGGCGGCCGATCTATCCTTCCGTTTACGACCGCGCGTACCTAGTTCCCAACCCTCCCTATGTTGACAATCCTCCACAGTCGACACTTCCtgcaggagaaacgaaacccggccctccgcctctccctcgcATGTACCCGCCAGAACGGGCGCCTGCTGTGTGGCAAATCTACATCGAActtgtctgcttctgtgTGAGTCCTCTGGTCTG CTTCCTCACCGCATGGCTTGCCTGGCGGATCTATAAACGTAATCTGCTTGAGCTTCAAGCAAGCGAAGTGGGATTCTTTTTGCCATCTGGAGAGCCTGAGTACGGAGCCACGGGGAATGCAGCGTCGCCTCCAGGCTTCTACTCGCCTGACCCCTCTCGGGCTGTGGGAGAAAGTCAGCCTCTGCTGCAGCCTTCTCGGGGTGCCAACGCGTTCGTACCTTTTGCAGGGGAAGGCATGCGTTTGGGGGGCGACGACGCGGGACGGGGCCACAAGGacggagacaacagagaagaagctggatTTGCAAGAGAAACTTGCGACGATAAGATATGA